One Chitinophaga parva DNA segment encodes these proteins:
- a CDS encoding S9 family peptidase, translating into MPDPILKWSPDGHYRYQAMGTSILAIQLSTGERTVKLKDITPPGSATALRIRDFAFSNDQRKVLLFANSKRVWRYETRGDYFVYDTATRQVQQLGKSLPASSLMFAKFSPDGSKVAYVSDHNLYVETLATGEIRPLTTNGTRHFINGTFDWVYEEEMSCRDGFRWSPDGQSIAYWQLDATNTRDFLMIDNTDSLYSFTVPVEYPIAGQDPAAARIGVLDLASGNTTWMQLPGDAHQHYLPRMEWAPGGHQLIVQQLNRRQNESRIFLCDAANGNAHAVYTETDSAWVDIRAGWDADNSTGWDWLQNGKAFVWVSEKDGWRHAYRIGLDGKETLLTPGNYDLIRICKVDEKAGLIYALASPENAGQQYLYRIPLKGGPAVRITPANEMGTHNYTIDPYGDYAVHEFSNYYCPPATEYVHLPDHKSAKGEVETALRDNKAENNPLTFFKVTTPEGVVLDGWMKKPANFDPAKKYPILFYVYGEPAGATAKDEYGAGKNFLYQGSMEADGYIYASMDNRGAPLPRGRAWRKAIYRNIGRLNVHDQAMGAKALMEQYHFIDTSRVAVWGWSGGGSSTLNLLFQYPKIYKTGIAIAAVGDLRTYDNIYQERYMGIPQETMADYVAGSAVHNARYLEGNLLYIHGTGDDNVHYTNAERLINELVKYNKQFQLMSYPNRSHGLSEGEGTFRHLTTLYTTYLREHCAPGGR; encoded by the coding sequence ATGCCCGATCCCATACTGAAGTGGTCGCCAGACGGGCACTACCGCTACCAGGCCATGGGTACCTCCATCCTGGCTATCCAATTGTCCACCGGTGAGCGGACCGTGAAACTCAAAGATATTACACCCCCAGGCAGCGCCACAGCACTCCGTATTCGTGATTTTGCATTCAGCAACGATCAGCGGAAAGTACTGCTGTTTGCCAACAGCAAGCGGGTATGGCGTTATGAAACCCGGGGTGATTATTTTGTATATGATACGGCTACCAGGCAGGTGCAACAACTTGGGAAATCACTCCCCGCATCGTCCCTCATGTTTGCAAAATTCTCCCCGGACGGTTCCAAAGTAGCCTACGTGAGCGATCATAACCTCTACGTGGAAACCCTGGCCACCGGCGAGATCCGCCCGCTGACCACCAATGGCACCCGCCACTTCATCAACGGCACATTTGACTGGGTATATGAAGAAGAAATGTCGTGCCGCGATGGCTTCCGCTGGAGCCCGGACGGGCAGTCCATTGCCTATTGGCAGCTGGACGCTACTAACACGCGCGACTTCCTCATGATAGACAACACAGATTCCCTGTATTCGTTCACCGTCCCGGTGGAATATCCGATTGCCGGGCAGGACCCCGCCGCCGCCCGCATCGGGGTGCTGGACCTGGCCTCCGGCAACACTACCTGGATGCAGCTCCCCGGCGATGCGCACCAGCACTACCTGCCCCGCATGGAGTGGGCGCCCGGCGGGCACCAGCTCATTGTACAGCAGCTGAACCGGCGCCAGAACGAAAGCAGGATATTCCTGTGCGACGCGGCCAATGGGAATGCACATGCGGTGTACACAGAGACTGATAGCGCCTGGGTGGACATCCGCGCCGGCTGGGACGCTGATAACAGTACCGGGTGGGACTGGCTGCAGAACGGGAAAGCATTTGTATGGGTAAGCGAAAAGGATGGATGGCGTCATGCCTACCGCATAGGCCTGGATGGCAAGGAAACCCTGCTGACGCCCGGCAACTATGACCTCATCCGCATTTGCAAAGTGGACGAGAAGGCAGGGCTCATTTATGCCCTGGCATCTCCGGAAAACGCAGGCCAGCAGTACCTCTACCGCATTCCCCTGAAAGGAGGCCCCGCGGTGCGCATTACCCCGGCCAACGAGATGGGCACGCACAATTACACCATAGATCCTTACGGCGATTACGCGGTACATGAATTCAGCAATTATTACTGCCCGCCTGCCACGGAATATGTGCACCTCCCGGACCACAAAAGCGCTAAAGGTGAAGTGGAAACCGCTCTCCGCGACAATAAAGCCGAAAATAACCCGCTGACATTCTTTAAAGTGACCACACCGGAGGGCGTGGTGCTGGACGGGTGGATGAAAAAGCCGGCCAACTTTGACCCCGCTAAAAAATATCCCATCCTGTTCTACGTGTATGGTGAGCCCGCAGGCGCCACTGCCAAGGATGAATATGGTGCCGGCAAGAACTTCCTGTACCAGGGCAGCATGGAAGCAGATGGCTACATCTACGCTTCCATGGATAACCGTGGTGCGCCGCTGCCCAGGGGCCGTGCATGGCGCAAGGCCATTTACCGCAACATAGGCCGCCTCAATGTGCACGACCAGGCTATGGGCGCCAAGGCACTCATGGAGCAGTATCATTTCATCGACACCAGCCGCGTGGCCGTATGGGGCTGGAGTGGGGGCGGCAGCAGTACACTGAACCTGTTGTTCCAGTACCCGAAGATCTACAAAACCGGTATTGCTATTGCTGCGGTAGGAGACCTGCGTACGTATGATAATATTTACCAGGAGCGTTACATGGGCATTCCGCAGGAAACCATGGCAGACTATGTAGCCGGATCGGCGGTACACAATGCACGGTACCTGGAAGGCAACCTGCTTTACATTCACGGTACCGGCGATGATAATGTGCACTACACCAACGCGGAGCGCCTCATTAATGAGCTGGTGAAGTATAACAAGCAATTCCAGCTGATGTCTTATCCAAACCGCTCCCATGGCCTGTCTGAGGGTGAAGGTACCTTCCGCCACCTCACCACTTTGTACACCACTTACCTGCGGGAACACTGTGCGCCCGGTGGCAGATAA
- a CDS encoding VIT1/CCC1 transporter family protein: MAIRKHAVRSTGWKTDLLVGFPDGLFLLYFTTQTLHNHLNIQRFYDIHLWVWLIFALLVGLSSFFSNRGAGDGHDDTMTDAERHKLRKLEISEQTIGDIQQGMADDAQKWEKTLEQEKVQQVPFFWGAAVRSAIATAFSFLLGGYLPLWPYLATENFTDAARQSTYILFLAVIVFSFIKSRLTQQKPVPVLVRTMLTATGIMLGSWLIGHFLPF; this comes from the coding sequence ATGGCTATACGCAAACACGCCGTACGCAGCACAGGCTGGAAAACTGATCTCCTGGTGGGCTTCCCGGACGGGTTGTTCCTTTTATATTTTACCACCCAGACGCTGCACAACCACCTGAACATCCAGCGCTTTTATGATATCCACCTGTGGGTATGGCTCATCTTTGCCTTACTGGTGGGGCTTTCCAGCTTCTTCAGCAACCGCGGCGCCGGCGATGGGCACGATGATACTATGACCGATGCGGAACGCCACAAGCTCCGCAAACTGGAGATCAGTGAGCAGACCATCGGTGATATACAACAAGGCATGGCTGACGATGCCCAGAAATGGGAAAAGACCCTGGAGCAGGAAAAAGTGCAGCAGGTGCCCTTTTTCTGGGGAGCCGCGGTGCGCAGCGCTATCGCTACGGCTTTCTCTTTCCTGCTGGGGGGCTACCTGCCCCTCTGGCCTTACCTGGCCACGGAAAACTTCACAGATGCCGCCCGTCAAAGTACTTACATCCTTTTCCTGGCGGTGATCGTTTTTTCTTTCATTAAGTCGCGGCTTACACAACAGAAACCGGTGCCGGTGCTGGTACGGACCATGCTTACTGCTACTGGTATTATGCTGGGAAGCTGGCTGATAGGGCATTTCCTTCCGTTCTGA
- the rocD gene encoding ornithine--oxo-acid transaminase gives MVPAFTISEKTQHFLSLEELYGAHNYHPLPVVLERGEGVHLWDVDGKRYYDFLSGYSAVNQGHCHPAIVNALVAQARQLTLTSRAFYNDLLGEYEAYITRLFGYDKVLPMNTGVEAVETALKLCRRWGYEVKGIPQDKAKIIVCAQNFHGRTLNVVSFSTDPASRTNFGPFMPGYEVIPYNNLPALEKALQDKNVAGFLVEPIQGEAGVVVPDDGYLANARHYCTDANVLFIADEIQTGLARTGKMLACDHEQVRPDILILGKALSGGTLPVSAVLADDEIMLTIKPGEHGSTYGGNPLACKVAIAALEVLQQENMAENAAVMGAQLREQLLALQSPHISVVRGKGLLNAIVIRHSNPEAAWDLCLALKENGLLAKPTHGHIIRFAPPLLITATQIRDATGIIQKSLSILD, from the coding sequence ATGGTACCGGCATTTACAATCAGTGAAAAGACCCAGCATTTTTTATCGCTGGAAGAACTATACGGCGCGCACAATTACCATCCCTTACCGGTGGTACTGGAGCGCGGCGAGGGCGTACACCTGTGGGACGTGGATGGCAAACGTTATTACGATTTCCTGTCCGGCTACTCCGCGGTGAACCAGGGCCATTGCCACCCCGCCATTGTAAATGCCCTGGTTGCGCAGGCCCGGCAACTTACGCTTACTTCCCGCGCTTTTTACAATGATCTTTTAGGGGAATACGAAGCTTACATCACCCGCCTGTTCGGGTATGATAAAGTGTTGCCCATGAACACGGGTGTGGAAGCCGTGGAAACCGCGCTGAAACTGTGCCGCCGCTGGGGTTACGAGGTAAAAGGCATTCCGCAGGATAAGGCAAAGATCATCGTGTGTGCCCAGAACTTCCACGGGCGCACGCTGAACGTAGTGTCTTTCAGTACGGACCCTGCTTCCCGTACCAACTTCGGCCCCTTTATGCCGGGGTATGAAGTGATCCCTTACAACAACCTGCCGGCGCTGGAAAAAGCGCTCCAGGATAAAAACGTAGCCGGTTTCCTGGTGGAGCCCATCCAGGGCGAAGCCGGCGTGGTGGTACCGGACGATGGCTACCTGGCCAATGCCCGCCACTACTGTACGGATGCCAATGTGCTTTTCATTGCGGATGAGATCCAGACCGGCCTGGCCCGCACCGGCAAGATGCTGGCCTGCGATCATGAGCAGGTGCGCCCGGACATCCTCATCCTTGGCAAAGCCTTGTCCGGCGGCACTTTACCGGTATCGGCCGTGCTGGCTGATGATGAGATCATGCTCACCATCAAGCCCGGTGAACATGGCTCTACCTACGGGGGGAACCCGCTGGCCTGCAAAGTGGCCATTGCCGCACTGGAGGTATTGCAGCAGGAAAACATGGCGGAGAATGCCGCCGTTATGGGCGCCCAGCTGCGGGAACAATTACTGGCACTGCAATCGCCCCACATCTCCGTGGTGCGCGGTAAAGGCCTGCTCAATGCCATCGTGATCCGGCACAGCAACCCCGAGGCCGCGTGGGACCTGTGCCTGGCCCTGAAGGAGAACGGCCTGCTGGCCAAGCCCACGCATGGCCACATTATCCGCTTTGCACCTCCCCTGCTCATCACTGCCACGCAGATCAGAGACGCTACCGGCATCATTCAAAAAAGCCTTTCAATCCTTGACTAA
- a CDS encoding ion channel, with the protein MALLKKINPLSRQEMDTGFGVNSGDYGNRYTNKNGQVNIRKLGLTLLRRSDTFGNMLIMPIWRFVLIIVCFYLAINLVFACIYYFMGMQHLLGVIGNTPGEKFMEAFFFSAQTITTVGYGRVSPVGLATNMIASLESLMGVMSFAIVTGLMYGRFARPRAFLLFSHDALIAPYKDGAALMFRLASFKNLHHLTDTECQVTLALVVDDNGRQVNQFFPLHLERSRISSLALSWTIVHPINADSPLYGMTMKDLEAARAEILVFVRGFDDTFSNVVQQRTSYTYDEIVHGAKFQPMFTRSANHASTLLDLDKINLYDRVPVAQMADV; encoded by the coding sequence ATGGCATTACTGAAAAAAATAAACCCCCTCTCCCGCCAGGAAATGGATACGGGCTTTGGGGTGAACTCCGGTGATTACGGCAACCGCTACACCAACAAAAACGGGCAGGTGAACATCCGCAAACTGGGCCTTACCCTCCTGCGCCGTTCTGACACGTTTGGCAACATGCTCATCATGCCCATCTGGCGTTTTGTGCTGATCATCGTTTGCTTCTACCTGGCTATCAACCTGGTATTTGCCTGTATTTACTATTTCATGGGCATGCAACACCTGCTGGGCGTGATCGGTAATACGCCGGGAGAAAAATTCATGGAGGCCTTCTTTTTCAGCGCGCAAACCATCACCACCGTGGGCTACGGGCGGGTAAGCCCCGTAGGACTGGCCACTAACATGATCGCATCCCTGGAATCGCTGATGGGCGTAATGTCGTTTGCCATCGTTACAGGCCTTATGTACGGCCGGTTTGCCCGGCCCCGTGCATTCCTGCTGTTTAGCCACGATGCGCTGATAGCACCTTACAAAGACGGGGCGGCGCTCATGTTCCGCCTGGCCTCTTTCAAGAACCTGCACCACCTTACCGATACGGAGTGCCAGGTTACGCTGGCCCTGGTAGTGGACGACAACGGGCGGCAGGTAAACCAGTTCTTCCCCCTGCACCTGGAGCGCTCCCGCATCAGTTCCCTGGCCCTCAGCTGGACCATCGTACATCCCATCAACGCAGACAGCCCGCTGTACGGCATGACGATGAAAGACCTGGAAGCAGCGCGCGCGGAAATACTGGTGTTTGTCCGTGGTTTTGACGACACGTTCTCTAACGTGGTGCAGCAACGCACTTCCTACACGTATGATGAAATTGTGCACGGGGCCAAGTTCCAGCCCATGTTCACCCGCTCCGCTAACCACGCTTCCACCCTGCTGGACCTGGACAAGATCAATCTCTACGACCGTGTACCGGTGGCGCAGATGGCGGATGTGTAA
- a CDS encoding acyl-CoA-binding protein, with protein sequence MSQSPAFEAAVAASKTLSQKPANDILLQLYALYKQATEGDAPMDGPANPFDFVAKAKHDAWGGLRGKDKETAEKEYIDLVNSLKG encoded by the coding sequence ATGAGTCAGTCGCCCGCATTTGAGGCTGCCGTAGCCGCCAGCAAAACCTTGTCACAGAAACCCGCCAACGATATACTCCTGCAGCTTTACGCGCTGTACAAACAGGCCACGGAGGGCGATGCACCCATGGATGGGCCGGCAAACCCGTTCGACTTCGTAGCCAAGGCCAAGCACGATGCCTGGGGAGGCCTGCGGGGCAAGGACAAAGAAACCGCGGAAAAGGAATACATAGACCTGGTGAATAGCCTGAAAGGATGA
- the lepA gene encoding translation elongation factor 4, producing the protein MKNIRNFCIIAHIDHGKSTLADRLLEFTKTISERDMQAQVLDDMDLEREKGITIKSHAIQLDYLYKGEKYVFNLIDTPGHVDFSYEVSRALAACEGALLLVDASQGIQAQTISNLYLAMENDLEIIPVINKIDMEGAMIPEVKDQIIELIGCKDEDILLASGKSGIGIEEILHAIVERIPAPKGNPEAPLQALIFDSVFNSFRGIIVYFRVANGTVRAGEKIRFINTGQEYEAAEVGILKLGLESRKEVKAGDVGYLITGIKNAKEVKVGDTITSVLNPSQDSIKGFEEVKPMVFAGIFPVNTDEFEELRDCMDKLQLNDASLTYELETSQALGFGFRCGFLGMLHMEIIQERLEREFNQTVITTVPNVSFVAHTTRGEKIIVNNPAEMPDPSRIDRIEEPYIRAQIITKPDYIGNIMTLCLGKRGILLNQSYLTPSRVELAFELPLTEIVFDFYDKLKSQTRGYASFDYSPIGLRDSDIVKMDILLNGDKVDALSALIHRSRAQDFGRKLCEKLKDLLPRQQFVIAIQAAIGAKIISRETISAMRKDVTAKCYGGDISRKRKLLEKQKEGKKRMRQIGNVEVPQEAFLAVLKLDD; encoded by the coding sequence ATGAAGAATATCCGCAATTTCTGCATTATCGCCCACATCGACCACGGTAAAAGCACCCTGGCCGACCGCCTGCTCGAGTTTACGAAGACCATCTCTGAACGCGATATGCAAGCCCAGGTACTGGATGATATGGACCTGGAACGTGAGAAAGGCATCACCATCAAGAGCCATGCGATCCAGCTGGACTACCTGTATAAAGGTGAGAAATACGTATTCAACCTGATCGATACCCCCGGTCACGTGGACTTCAGCTACGAAGTATCCCGTGCACTGGCTGCCTGTGAAGGTGCGCTGCTGCTGGTAGACGCCAGCCAGGGCATCCAGGCACAGACCATCAGCAACCTGTACCTGGCCATGGAAAACGACCTGGAGATCATCCCCGTGATCAACAAGATCGACATGGAAGGTGCCATGATCCCCGAAGTAAAAGACCAGATCATAGAACTGATCGGCTGCAAGGATGAAGACATTCTCCTGGCATCCGGCAAGAGCGGCATTGGCATTGAAGAGATCCTGCACGCCATCGTGGAGCGCATTCCCGCTCCCAAGGGCAACCCGGAAGCGCCGCTGCAGGCCCTTATCTTCGATAGTGTGTTCAACTCCTTCCGTGGTATTATCGTATACTTCCGCGTGGCCAATGGTACCGTGCGCGCCGGCGAGAAGATCCGCTTTATCAATACCGGGCAGGAATACGAAGCCGCCGAAGTGGGCATCCTGAAACTGGGCCTCGAAAGCCGTAAGGAAGTGAAGGCCGGCGACGTGGGTTACCTGATCACCGGTATCAAGAACGCGAAGGAAGTAAAGGTGGGTGATACCATCACTTCCGTGCTCAATCCCAGCCAGGATTCCATCAAGGGTTTTGAAGAAGTGAAGCCCATGGTATTTGCCGGTATCTTCCCGGTAAACACCGACGAGTTTGAAGAATTGCGCGATTGCATGGACAAGCTGCAGCTCAATGACGCCTCCCTGACCTACGAGCTGGAAACCTCGCAGGCGCTCGGCTTTGGCTTCCGTTGCGGTTTCCTCGGCATGCTGCACATGGAGATCATCCAGGAACGCCTGGAGCGCGAGTTCAACCAGACCGTGATCACCACCGTGCCCAACGTAAGCTTTGTAGCCCACACCACCCGTGGCGAAAAGATCATCGTGAACAACCCGGCAGAAATGCCTGATCCCAGCCGCATAGACCGTATTGAAGAACCGTACATCCGCGCCCAGATCATTACCAAGCCGGATTATATCGGTAACATCATGACCCTCTGCCTGGGCAAGCGCGGTATCCTGCTGAACCAGAGCTACCTGACGCCTTCCCGTGTGGAGCTGGCCTTTGAGCTGCCCCTCACCGAGATCGTGTTCGACTTCTACGACAAACTGAAAAGCCAGACCCGCGGTTACGCCTCCTTCGACTATTCCCCGATAGGCCTCCGCGATTCCGATATTGTGAAAATGGACATCCTGCTGAACGGCGACAAAGTGGACGCCCTCAGCGCCCTGATCCACCGTTCCCGCGCCCAGGACTTTGGCCGCAAACTTTGCGAAAAGCTGAAGGACCTGCTGCCCCGCCAGCAGTTCGTGATCGCCATCCAGGCAGCTATTGGCGCCAAGATCATTTCCCGCGAGACCATCAGCGCCATGCGTAAAGACGTAACCGCGAAATGCTACGGCGGTGACATCTCCCGTAAACGCAAACTCCTGGAAAAACAGAAAGAAGGTAAAAAACGCATGCGCCAGATCGGCAACGTAGAAGTACCGCAGGAAGCATTCCTGGCGGTGTTGAAGCTGGATGATTAA
- the manA gene encoding mannose-6-phosphate isomerase, class I — protein MTARKLFKLEGKVQHYAWGGFQYLRDLLGLPDDRQPDAEYWMGAHPSAPSIIDSKDGGQALNEYVATNPAQILGQATVDRFGELPYLFKILEVKDMLSIQVHPTKAEAEKGFARENAAGIPLNAPHRNYKDNNHKPEIMVALTEFWLLHGFLPEDKLQAVLREVPEFNVFISVFQTGGYKALYQQVMEMPQDEVNRFLRPLGERILPAYKAGQLDKDTPAFWAARAIDNDPKGLDHLDRGIFSIYFFNVVHVHPGDGVFQDAGIPHAYLEGVNVELMANSDNVLRGGLTPKHVDVPELLKHTRFEAVHPNVLKGTPGKDNAELIYPTPAPDFEVSRIVLDDVHVYYEHQSQSAEILICLEGDANISGADNTVGLLKGQCAFIACGESYRIGSSNTALLYKAAVPVK, from the coding sequence ATGACAGCACGGAAACTCTTTAAGCTGGAAGGAAAAGTCCAGCATTACGCCTGGGGCGGATTTCAATATCTGCGCGACCTCCTGGGCCTGCCGGACGACCGGCAGCCGGATGCCGAATACTGGATGGGAGCCCACCCCAGTGCGCCTTCTATCATTGACAGCAAAGATGGAGGACAGGCACTCAATGAATATGTGGCCACCAACCCCGCCCAGATCCTGGGCCAGGCCACGGTGGACCGTTTTGGTGAGCTGCCTTACCTGTTCAAGATCCTGGAAGTAAAGGACATGCTTTCCATCCAGGTGCATCCCACCAAGGCGGAGGCAGAGAAAGGATTTGCACGCGAGAACGCAGCAGGCATTCCCCTGAACGCACCGCACCGCAACTACAAAGACAACAACCACAAACCCGAGATCATGGTGGCCCTCACGGAATTCTGGCTGTTGCATGGCTTCCTGCCCGAAGACAAGCTGCAAGCCGTGCTCCGCGAAGTGCCGGAGTTCAACGTGTTCATCAGCGTGTTTCAAACCGGTGGCTACAAGGCCCTGTACCAGCAGGTCATGGAAATGCCCCAGGACGAGGTGAACCGTTTCCTGCGCCCCCTCGGTGAGCGCATACTGCCTGCCTACAAAGCCGGCCAGCTGGATAAGGACACGCCCGCATTCTGGGCCGCCCGCGCCATCGACAACGATCCCAAAGGACTGGACCACCTGGACCGCGGCATCTTCTCCATCTACTTCTTCAACGTGGTGCACGTACATCCGGGTGATGGCGTGTTCCAGGACGCCGGCATTCCCCATGCTTACCTGGAAGGCGTGAACGTGGAACTGATGGCCAATTCCGACAACGTACTGCGTGGTGGCCTCACGCCCAAACACGTAGACGTACCCGAACTGCTGAAGCATACCCGCTTTGAAGCTGTGCATCCGAATGTGCTGAAAGGCACGCCCGGCAAGGACAACGCAGAGCTGATCTACCCCACGCCCGCGCCCGATTTTGAAGTGAGCCGCATCGTACTGGACGACGTGCACGTGTACTACGAGCACCAGTCCCAATCCGCGGAGATCCTCATCTGCCTGGAAGGCGACGCCAACATCTCCGGTGCAGACAACACCGTGGGCCTGCTCAAAGGGCAGTGCGCCTTCATCGCCTGCGGCGAAAGCTACCGCATAGGCAGCTCCAATACGGCGCTGCTGTATAAGGCCGCGGTGCCGGTGAAATAA
- a CDS encoding YraN family protein, which produces MAFHLDFGKKGEEIAAAFLEGKGYRILHRNWKVGAREIDLIARDGEYLVFAEVKTRQANTPIYPETAVDAVKRRHITSVAERFMEQYAAPFFDIRFDIVAITFQNETDYELLHFDDAF; this is translated from the coding sequence ATGGCTTTTCACTTAGACTTCGGTAAAAAAGGAGAGGAGATCGCGGCGGCATTCCTGGAAGGGAAAGGGTACCGCATTCTGCACCGCAATTGGAAGGTGGGTGCCCGCGAGATAGATCTCATTGCACGTGATGGGGAATACCTTGTATTTGCCGAAGTAAAGACCCGCCAGGCAAATACGCCCATCTACCCCGAAACCGCCGTGGATGCGGTAAAGCGGCGCCACATCACTTCCGTGGCGGAGCGCTTTATGGAGCAATATGCAGCGCCCTTCTTCGACATCCGCTTTGATATTGTCGCCATCACATTCCAGAATGAAACCGATTATGAACTGCTGCATTTTGATGATGCGTTTTAG
- a CDS encoding sigma-54 interaction domain-containing protein, with amino-acid sequence MIDSLKLNPTVAHAGTWLTGSWQQAAPFSALTRALAGVQSIQQLHALLRELAAPLLTVEEYAIFCLQDNRELKNIFTETGVPTVRHSLFKSSVPVYNLPGQPRSVLPVNPAALDFEQLLTTPQAAPFLEKAARAARYTHRVFELRTDEDFIGICIFSFKNQALTSNQLYCLDLLTDQVTSAITRIMARQELSRQQQEMNHLQRIKSTMLSFAMELRSTRDVVQLSAIIRRQLHVLFGTESYLITSLSDNQATQRLFFYDHEAPLAQQAEFAGIAGKPFPVLGYAFRQVLQQSTPVPITTDQLCNALCRDLLDPAPDDTLMGAVLRQGEVPVGIILFTCNDPETLLADQEVFDNVLSQLAMVMTTIQAHQQLEARLQEASRSHLVPVEEKIYLPETVGALPDDVAIVGESPALKQIFQLVSRVAPTNSTVLLYGETGTGKELIAKAIHHNSPRRNKIMVKVNCAAIPANLIESELFGHERGAFTGATDRRIGKFELANGGTLFLDEMGEMPLDLQVKLLRVLQEKEIERVGGKGTIRVDVRIIAATNRDLEAEMQAGRFRPDLYYRLNIFPITLPPLRERKEDIAALAKHFINKYNERCGKSVRSVTNKVLQELAQYSWPGNVREMEHLIERSVLLATGDALRHVPLPNLREQASSTAAPHPFKTLDENEREHIFNTLRHCHGRIAGKNGAAEILGVPPTTLNSKMKRLGIKRGHTT; translated from the coding sequence ATGATAGACTCCTTAAAATTAAATCCAACGGTAGCACACGCAGGCACCTGGCTCACTGGATCCTGGCAACAGGCAGCTCCCTTTTCTGCGCTCACCCGCGCACTGGCAGGAGTACAATCTATACAACAATTACATGCGCTGCTACGAGAGCTGGCAGCACCCTTGCTGACCGTGGAAGAATATGCCATCTTCTGCCTGCAGGATAACCGGGAGTTGAAAAACATCTTTACGGAAACGGGTGTGCCCACTGTACGACATTCACTCTTTAAAAGCAGCGTGCCCGTTTATAACCTGCCGGGGCAGCCCCGCTCCGTCCTCCCTGTGAATCCCGCCGCCCTGGATTTTGAACAGTTGCTCACCACGCCGCAGGCCGCTCCCTTCCTGGAAAAAGCCGCCAGGGCAGCACGTTACACACACCGTGTATTTGAATTGCGTACAGACGAAGACTTCATCGGCATTTGCATCTTCTCTTTCAAAAACCAGGCACTCACCAGCAACCAGTTGTACTGCCTGGACCTGCTGACAGACCAGGTCACTTCTGCCATTACCCGCATTATGGCCCGCCAGGAGCTTTCCCGGCAGCAGCAGGAAATGAACCACCTGCAACGGATCAAATCCACCATGCTTTCCTTTGCCATGGAGCTGCGGAGCACCCGCGATGTGGTGCAACTCTCTGCCATTATCCGGCGACAGCTGCATGTTTTATTTGGGACGGAATCCTACCTTATTACTTCTTTATCGGACAACCAGGCCACGCAGCGCCTGTTCTTTTATGATCATGAAGCGCCCCTGGCGCAGCAGGCAGAATTTGCAGGCATTGCCGGCAAACCCTTCCCGGTACTGGGTTACGCCTTCCGCCAGGTATTGCAGCAAAGTACGCCGGTGCCCATTACAACAGACCAGTTATGCAATGCCCTATGCCGCGATCTGCTGGACCCCGCACCCGACGATACGCTGATGGGCGCCGTACTGCGCCAGGGCGAGGTGCCGGTGGGCATTATCCTCTTTACCTGCAACGACCCGGAAACATTACTGGCGGACCAGGAGGTGTTTGACAATGTGCTTTCCCAGCTAGCCATGGTAATGACCACCATCCAGGCGCACCAGCAACTGGAAGCCCGTTTGCAGGAAGCAAGCCGCTCCCACCTGGTGCCGGTGGAAGAAAAGATCTACCTGCCCGAAACAGTGGGCGCCCTGCCGGATGATGTAGCCATTGTGGGAGAAAGCCCGGCACTGAAGCAGATCTTCCAGCTGGTATCGCGCGTGGCGCCTACAAACAGCACAGTGCTGCTCTACGGCGAAACCGGTACCGGCAAGGAACTGATCGCAAAGGCGATCCATCACAACTCACCCCGGCGCAATAAGATCATGGTGAAAGTGAACTGCGCGGCCATCCCGGCAAACCTGATCGAGAGTGAGTTGTTTGGCCACGAACGCGGCGCGTTTACCGGCGCCACGGACCGCCGGATCGGCAAGTTTGAGCTGGCCAATGGAGGCACCCTTTTCCTGGATGAAATGGGAGAAATGCCGCTGGACCTGCAGGTAAAACTGCTGCGCGTGCTCCAGGAAAAAGAGATAGAACGGGTGGGCGGTAAAGGCACCATCCGTGTAGATGTGCGCATCATAGCGGCCACTAACCGTGACCTGGAAGCAGAGATGCAGGCAGGCCGCTTCCGGCCGGACCTCTATTACCGGCTCAATATCTTCCCCATTACCCTGCCGCCTTTACGCGAACGGAAGGAGGATATTGCTGCACTGGCCAAGCATTTCATAAACAAGTACAATGAGCGCTGTGGTAAATCCGTACGCAGTGTTACCAACAAGGTACTGCAGGAACTGGCGCAATATTCCTGGCCGGGCAATGTACGGGAAATGGAGCACCTCATTGAAAGAAGCGTGCTGCTGGCCACCGGTGATGCGCTGCGCCACGTGCCCCTGCCCAACCTGCGCGAACAGGCTTCCTCCACTGCTGCACCACATCCTTTCAAAACCCTGGATGAGAATGAACGGGAGCATATTTTCAATACGCTCAGGCACTGCCACGGCCGCATAGCGGGGAAGAACGGCGCCGCAGAGATCCTGGGCGTACCACCCACCACGCTCAATTCTAAAATGAAGCGGCTGGGTATTAAGCGGGGGCATACTACGTAG